In one Silene latifolia isolate original U9 population chromosome 10, ASM4854445v1, whole genome shotgun sequence genomic region, the following are encoded:
- the LOC141607346 gene encoding protein FAR-RED IMPAIRED RESPONSE 1-like produces the protein MVFTPFTGIDNHKRSITFCCALIAKETTESFNWVFERFLIAMEGKEPEYIITDQDLGIIASVPEKFKTTRHRFCMWHIMNKVPYKYGSKRKDYQVFLRKLNAIVWDRELEAEEFDNRWSSIMEEHVPADIAWFTECYDIRRQWVMTHCKDLRMGGIMRTTQRLESENSFFKRHNQKRLDNENRHSNPKLCSKLAIESDGAKIYTHDIFEEFQEELKNAIGGFSCKGFLESNNLEVTTLKDSLGGRNFDVQYNPGTFEASCSCKLFERKGLLCRHIIWICSGNGVKKIPESGIARRWTKDALRSGDYSTGECTDDMVIVDSKQLQMTKLWSEIHETIGVLVDKEKEDVEGLTNLIREFKEKLTPVGSGKRILSSKAKAVVIASKPKRMCNNCKQMAHHDKRNYPNPFAERPPQLSESSEEEEEEEEEVDDLSEE, from the exons ATGGTTTTCACTCCCTTCACAGGGATTGACAACCATAAACGATCAATAACTTTCTGTTGTGCCCTTATAGCGAAAGAAACTACGGAATCGTTTAATTGGGTGTTCGAGAGGTTTTTGATTGCTATGGAGGGAAAGGAACCAGAGTACATAATAACAGATCAAGATCTTGGAATAATTGCGTCAGTACCCGAAAAATTCAAGACAACAAGGCACCGGTTCTGCATGTGGCACATTATGAATAAGGTTCCCTATAAGTATGGTAGCAAAAGGAAAGATTACCAGGTATTTTTAAGAAAGTTAAATGCTATTGTATGGGACCGAGAACTTGAAGCAGAGGAGTTCGACAATAGATGGTCATCAATAATGGAGGAACACGTACCCGCTGACATTGCATGGTTTACAGAATGCTATGATATAAGGAGGCAGTGGGTGATGACGCACTGTAAGGACTTAAGAATGGGTGGTATTATGAGGACGACACAGCGGTTGGAAAGTGAAAACAGTTTTTTCAAGAG ACACAACCAGAAGAGGCTTGATAACGAAAACCGTCATTCAAACCCTAAGTTATGCAGTAAGTTGGCAATAGAGAGTGATGGTGCGAAGATTTACACACATGATATTTTCGAGGAGTTTCAAGAGGAGTTAAAGAATGCAATTGGTGGATTTAGTTGTAAGGGTTTCTTGGAGTCGAACAACTTAGAGGTTACTACCTTGAAGGATTCATTGGGAGGCCGTAATTTTGATGTTCAGTATAACCCAG GGACTTTTGAGGCGAGCTGTTCCTGTAAACTTTTTGAGAGGAAGGGACTACTCTGCAGGCACATAATTTGGATTTGTTCCGGTAATGGGGTAAAAAAAATTCCGGAATCTGGGATTGCTAGGAGATGGACAAAGGATGCATTGCGGAGTGGTGACTATAGTACCGGGGAGTGTACAGATGACATGGTTATTGTAGACAGTAAGCAACTTCAGATGACAAAATTGTGGTCGGAAATTCACGAAACAATTGGAGTGCTTGTTGATAAGGAAAAGGAAGACGTTGAAGGTCTTACTAATTTAATAAGGGAATTTAAAGAGAAGCTGACACCGGTAG ggagtgggaaaAGGATTTTGTCTAGTAAGGCAAAGGCCGTTGTAATTGCCAGTAAGCCGAAACGCATGTGCAATAATTGCAAGCAAATGGCACACCATGACAAGAGGAACTATCCTAACCCTTTTGCTGAGCGTCCACCGCAATTGTCGGAATCAtctgaagaagaggaggaggaagaagaagaagtagacgACTTGTCGGAGGAGTAG
- the LOC141607347 gene encoding protein FAR1-RELATED SEQUENCE 6-like: MADMEIVAYEAVENVTADADDETIPPVSEKDFCKHLEDVFTPYIGMEFGDIEEAITFYKVYALGVEFDVRKYTTKKWRDGTIKSKLLVCNREGFTKSSNESPGKEEDGSRQERRNKLKRIGCKARMRLFSKNGVLLVDRFHVEHNHELVAVKDREFQKLSKNISKYNMGLIVSNSRLNIGATRTYRMCKEVVNGFHNIGASLNDFKKFQRDIKYFIHERDGQLFIDHFKNMAETRPDFYFDYDVDVDGSLRRAI, from the exons TTACAGCTGATGCAGATGATGAAACAATTCCACCGGTGTCAGAGAAAGACTTTTGTAAGCATTTGGAGGACGTATTTACACCATACATTGGGATGGAGTTTGGGGATATTGAGGAAGCTATAACATTTTATAAGGTGTACGCACTTGGGGTTGAGTTCGATGTGAGAAAATACacaactaaaaagtggcgtgacGGAACTATAAAATcaaaactattggtttgtaatagGGAGGGGTTTACAAAATCAAGTAACGAAAGTCCGGGTAAGGAAGAAGATGGAAGTAGGCAGGAGAGAAGAAATAAGCTAAAGAGGATTGGTTGTAAAGCTCGGATGAGGTTATTTTCGAAGAATGGTGTGCTTTTAGTGGACCGGTTTCATGTAGaacataatcacgagcttgttgCTGTCAAAGATAGGGAGTTTCAAAAATTATCCAAAAACATTTCCAAGTATAACATGGGACTAATTGTTTCAAATTCAAGG CTGAATATTGGAGCAACAAGGACTTACAGAATGTGTAAGGAGGTTGTTAACGGGTTCCACAATATAGGGGCTAGTTTGAACGacttcaaaaaatttcaaagagacatAAAGTATTTTATTCATGAAAGGGACGGACAACTTTTCATTGATCACTTCAAGAACATGGCAGAGACTCGGCCAGACTTCTACTTCGACTATGATGTTGACGTAGATGGTAGCCTACGACGCGCAATTTAG